Part of the Halogeometricum rufum genome, GGTGCTCCAGCACGCTGCGGACGACGTCCGCGCCGTCACCCGTCGTCGTCCCGAACAGGAGGTACGACCCGCTCTCGACGGGAATCGCGTGGTCGAAGGTGACGCGCCCGTCCGTCGCGTCGACGACGTTCAGCGTCGTGAAGAGGTCCGGAACCTCGAAGGCGAGTTCGACCACGTCGTCGCTCATCAGCGCTCGCTTCCGTTCGGCCGCGGCGATGGCGTGACCGACGACTTCGCCGAGTTGCCGCATCACCGACCGCTCTTCGCCCTCGAACGCTCCCGGTCGCTCGCTGTAGACGTTCAGTACGCCGTAGGTCGCGTCCTCGTGGACGACGGGGATGGCCGCCGACGAGCGGAAGTCGTACCGTTCGACGTGGTCGCGCCACGGGTCGTGGCGGGCGTCGGCCGCGACGTTCTGCGTGGTCTGCACCTCGCCCGTCCGTATGGCCCGTCCCGTCGGTCCCTCGCTTCGCTCGTCGTCCGGGTCGACCGAAATCGTCACCCCGTCCAGATAGCCCTCGACGCCCGCCTCGGTCCGGAGGTCCACCGTCTTCGTGGCCGCGTCGACGTCGCCGACCCACGCGAACGAGTAGGACTCCGACTCGGCGAGGCGCGTGCAGACCGTCTCCTCTATCTCCCCGCGCGTCGACTGTCCGATGACCGCGTCGGTCGTCTCGCGGACCACTTCGTGGAGGCTGTTGAGTGCCGCGAGTCGCTCTCTGCGGCGTTCGAGTTCGCGCTCCCGGTCGTGACGCGCGATGGCGGACGCGAGGATGTTGGCGACGCTCTGGACGAAGTTGACGTCGTACGTGGTGAACTCCGTCGACGACCGATTGTGCGTGCCGAGGATTCCCCACGGGTCGTCGCGGGGGCCGATGACCGTGCTGACGCCGCTCCGAACGCCGTGGTCCGTGAGCAACGACGGTCCGCCGAATCGCCGTTCGGTCGCGAGGTCGGTCACGACGACGGGGCCGTCGGCTCGGAGCGTGTGGGCCGCCTGCGAGTCGTCTCCGTCCGCCGAGACGCGCGCCGTCCCGACCAGTCCGTCGTCCCATCCCACGCCGCTCCGAAGCAGCAGTTCGTCGCCCGACTCGTCGAGGTCGAGCACTTTACACAGGTCGCTGTCGAGGGTCTCGGCCACCAGTTCCGCCGCCTCGGCCAGCAACGCGTCGATGTTGCGGTCCTCGAGTGCGCGCCGACCCAGGTTCGTAACGACCGACTGCTGGTGGACCCGTCGCTGGAGTTCGTCCTCGCGTTCGAGGCGGTCGGACACGTCGCGGACCACCCCGCACCGGCCGTACCCGTCCTCGACCGAGTACGCCGCGAGTCGCGTCTCACACGGTACCCGTCTGCCCGCCTTCGTCTCCACGTCGAGGTCGATTCGCGTCGATTCGCGTTCGCCGGCGACTATCGCTCCGACCTTCGACTCGGCCTCCGGCGTTATCTCGTCGTCGTGAACCATCGTCGCGTGCGCTCCCAGCAGTTCCTCGCGGTCGTACCCGGTCAACTCGCAGAACCCGTGGTTGACCGCGACGAACCGGGCGTCCTCGTTCACCGCGTAGATGCCGTCTTCGACCGTCTCCACTATCGTCTCGTACTGCGCGCGGTGTTCCCGGAGTTCCCGCTCCCGCCGCTTCCGCTCGGTCACGTCGCGGTACACGGCCGCGCGGCCGCCGGCGAACGTCCCCGCCGTCACGCGCTCGCTTCTGCGTTCGAGCCACCGTTCGGTTCGCTCTCCGCTCGGAGTCACGCGGCACTCGACCCGGTCGCTGCTCTCGGCACCGCCCGCCGCCAGAACCCGGTCGACGAACGCCTCGGCGTCGTCGAGGGTCGGTGCAACCTCGTCCACGACGAAATCTCGTTTCTCCCGCCCGACGACTCCCGTTCGGTCGACGCCGAAGTACCGCTCGACGGCCGCGTTGGCCCACGCGACGGTGGACTCCGAATCGAAGACGACCACGGCGGCGCCGACGTCGACGCCGTCGAGAACGCCGCCCGCCACGGTCCCGGCGTTCGCCGCCGCGTCGTCGCCGACGTGCGTCGCCGCCGACTGCGTGGGTCGCCACCAGACCCGGGCGTTCGCCCCCACCTTCTTGGTGGCCAGGCGGTCGCGTTCGGCCAGTCGGTCCAGTCGGTCGTACGCGCTTCGGCGCCCGACCTCCAGTCGGTCGGCCACCTCCGTCGTCGTCACCGGGTCTCCCGTCTCCTCGAACAGCGCGAGCGTCTCTCGGAGCGCGCCGGTCAGCGAACTGTCGGTCACGAGGCGGGGTACGATGGCGACTCACTTCATGCCTCCGACGACGGAGCCTTTCCGTTCGTGACCCGCGCGATACGACCGCTCACCGTGATATATGACCGACAGAATCGACTTCCCGCGGAGAACGCTCCCGCTACCCGACCGTCGAAACCTAATATGTTATAGATAGCTCTTAACCGGTCGTGATGATTCTGCAGTGATACACGTCGGAGCGACTCCGACTACATTCCCATCATGGCCTCGTCCCCGAACGAACCAACGGCTCTCGCAGCGGTTACGAGCGAACTCTCGGCGAACGAACGACACCGACTGTTGTCGGCCGAACGACGGCGACTGACGCTCGACGTCGTCACGAACCGCTCCACGTCCGTCAGTCTCGACGCCGTCGCACGCGTGGTTGCGGACCGCGAAACCGACGCCGACGTCCCGGACGACGAAACCGTCGAACGGGTGGCGATTTCACTCCACCACGTCCACCTCCCGAAGTTACACGACGCCGGCGTGGTCGAGTACGACACCGAAACGAACCAGATAGCCTGACTCGGTCGCGAGACCCGCGACCGGAGTCGGGAGTCCCCGCTGACCGCCCTCTTCTCGAACGAAATACCCGGTTTCGACGGACCGAGCGAACGTCCTCACGAATCGACGTTCTCAGTCGAACGTCATCCCGTAGCCCCACTCCTCGAGGTGTTCCTCGGCTTCGTCGAGGTGGTCGAGGCCCACCATCACCAGCGCCTCCCGGAGGTCCGTCAGCGAGACGTCGCCGTCGAAACGGTCCTCCAACTCGCGGAGGGCGTCTCGCTCCGCGGTCTTCGTCTCGGACTGGAGAAACAGGGGGACGCGACTCCGGCCGTCTTGAACCCCATCGCGGCGGAACTTGTACGGAATCTGTATCGACTGCCTTCGTTCGTCGGCCGTCGTCTCCGTCTGGTCTGCCGTCCCGGCATCGTCCGTCGTCTCTGTCGACGTCGAACCGCTCTCCGTCTCGTCGTCCGCGTCGTCCGTGACCGGGTCGTCGTCGGCGAACGGGTCCTCGCCGGCGCCTTTCTTCATCCCGGTCATACGGTCATCACCTCGTGGTCCACGTCGCCCGGTTCCGGCGGGTCGGGTGCTTCGAGGCCGACTTCGGACTCGAGGTGTCGCGCGAGGCGGTCGAACTGCGCGAGCGTCTCGACCTCGTAGTCGCGGCGACGCTCCCGGTGTTCGCGGACGTACTCGAACGCCGAACACTGCTGCATCCAGCAGCCTTCCATCATCGACGCCCGTTCGCCGACGATTTCGGGGATGGGGTAGTCGATTTCGTCGAGGATGGAGCGCTGGTCGCGCGTGTTCTTGAAGCCCATCGGAATCGCGGCGAGGACGCCGACTTCGACCGCCAACTGCTCTTCGAGGCCGACGACGAGCGACTCCAACCCCTCGACGGCGGCGCGCCCCTTCGCGCTCGGTTCGACCGGGATGACGAGCGACCGCGTCGCGTTGATGGCGTTGTAGAGGTGCGGTCCTTCGGTCGCGGGTGGGTCGCAGATGAGCACGTCGTACGTGTCGGGGACGCCCGCCTCGCGGAGGACGCGCAGCAGTTGCGCGTGCATCCCGAACGCCTCGCCCATCGCCTCCGACTGCTCTTTCTCTCGCTGGAGGTACTCCGCGAGGTCCGACAGCATGTTGTGTTCCGGGACGATGTCGACGCCTTCGACCGTCCGCACCAGGTCGTCGAACTCTCCCTTCGGTCGCCGAATCATGTGCCGGACGACGTTGTCGACCGACTCAGTTCGTCGACCGTCGACGCCGAACAGGCGCGAGAGGTCGCCGTCCTGTGGGTCGAGCGGTACGACGAGCGGTTTCAGGCCCGCGCGAGCGTGCGCCACGGCGAGGTTCGCCGCGGTCGTCGTCTTCCCCACGCCCCCGGCCTCGCTGTACGTCGAATATGCCAGCATCGTCGTGTACATTACGACAACTCGTCTTTAATGTTCGTCAGACAAACTCGTGAACACTCTTGATGAATGTATGTAGTGGATGAATGCGGTGAACACAACTAGTGAATATCACCGAGGCCGCTCTCCTACCCTATTCGGCGAGGCACGCCGGTGATTCCGCGAGAACGCCGTCGAACGCCGTTCAGAGTCGGTATCGGGGAACGCCGAGACCACCGCACACGGATTCACGGGAGTCACGTCGGTACCGGAGTCCTGCGATGAACGAATACGGTGAACATCCTCGCTGAACACGTCCGACGAACGAACTGTCCCGGTGATCCGCTACAGGTGGAATACGTCGTGAACGACGTTCGAGAATCTCACCACCGAACCACTGTCGCGAACACGTCCGCTGAATCATGTGAATGAATACACTTGATGAATACAAACGGTGAACACAAACAATGAACACAAGTAACGAATACAACTGATGGACGAAACACGTGGACGCGGAGCACGAACACACGGCGCGAGCATCTCGTCGAGGAGTCCCGCCGGTGCCGTCGTCACCGCCGCGAACGACACGGCGACGGGAGAAGAGTCAGCGGGGGTCGCGAGTGGCCATCGAACGCTCGCTACGACTCGATTCGACGGGAGTCCGGGTCGTACTCGACGACGCCGGCGTCGTGCAACTTCGGGAGGTGGACGTGGTGGAGCGAACTCGCCACGCGCGTCAGGACGGCGTCGTCCGCGGCGTCGAGTTCGTCGTCTCGCGTCGCGATTTCCGCCGCGAGTGAATCGAGTGCGAGGGGACCGCTCCGGTCGTCGAACACGTCGAGCAACTCCCGGCGTCGTTCGGCCGAGAGCAGTCGGTACCAGTCTCTCTCCGTCACGTGGTCGGGCCGTTCGTACTCCGTCGCGAGTTTCGGTACTGTGTGGCTCATGGGAGGCGCTTCGTCGCTACTGTCATCCAGTCTCCGGGGCCTCCTAAGGAACGTCCCTAACGAGTTAGGTACCTGTCGTCGCCGAGGACGAAATATTTCGTCGCCAAGGAGTAAACGTCGTGTCACGACGGCCCCTGTCGGTTGGGGGTTCCGGTCACCTCGTCTCTCGGTCCGGTTCCGTTTCCATCGACGGAACTTTAATATACCGAGGCAGTGCACCTTCAGGAAATGGAATCCCGACCGCTGACGGACCCGCTCAGACAGACCCTCGACGCGTTCGGGGCGGTCGGTGAACCGGTGACGACGCCCGAAGTGGCCGAGCGTCTCGACATCGGCCGCCGAACCGCGTACGCTCGGCTCGAACGACTCGTCGAGGACGGACGGGTCGAGACGAAGAAGGTGGGAGCGAACGCCCGGGTCTGGTGGCGACCGGTGGGCGACGCCCCGACGGCGACGCTCGGCCCGTCGACCGCGGCCGATTCGCTCGTCGGCGAGGTGCTCGACGACGTCGAAGTCGGGATCTTCGTCCTCGACGAGTCCTTCGACGTCGTCTGGGTCAACGGCGCGACCGAACGCTACTTCGGTCTCGACCGGACGGCGGTTCTGGGGGCGAACAAGCGTCGACTCGTCACCGACCGCATCGCTGCGACCGTCGAGGACTCGGCGTCGTTCGCGGACACCGTGCTGGCGACGTACGACGACAACAGTTCTCCCCAGGAGTTCGAGTGTCACGTGACGGCCGCCGACGAACGCGAGGAGCGGTGGCTCGAACACCGCAGCGAACCCATCGAATCGGGCACGTACGCGGGCGGTCGGGTCGAACT contains:
- a CDS encoding bacterio-opsin activator domain-containing protein, translating into MTDSSLTGALRETLALFEETGDPVTTTEVADRLEVGRRSAYDRLDRLAERDRLATKKVGANARVWWRPTQSAATHVGDDAAANAGTVAGGVLDGVDVGAAVVVFDSESTVAWANAAVERYFGVDRTGVVGREKRDFVVDEVAPTLDDAEAFVDRVLAAGGAESSDRVECRVTPSGERTERWLERRSERVTAGTFAGGRAAVYRDVTERKRRERELREHRAQYETIVETVEDGIYAVNEDARFVAVNHGFCELTGYDREELLGAHATMVHDDEITPEAESKVGAIVAGERESTRIDLDVETKAGRRVPCETRLAAYSVEDGYGRCGVVRDVSDRLEREDELQRRVHQQSVVTNLGRRALEDRNIDALLAEAAELVAETLDSDLCKVLDLDESGDELLLRSGVGWDDGLVGTARVSADGDDSQAAHTLRADGPVVVTDLATERRFGGPSLLTDHGVRSGVSTVIGPRDDPWGILGTHNRSSTEFTTYDVNFVQSVANILASAIARHDRERELERRRERLAALNSLHEVVRETTDAVIGQSTRGEIEETVCTRLAESESYSFAWVGDVDAATKTVDLRTEAGVEGYLDGVTISVDPDDERSEGPTGRAIRTGEVQTTQNVAADARHDPWRDHVERYDFRSSAAIPVVHEDATYGVLNVYSERPGAFEGEERSVMRQLGEVVGHAIAAAERKRALMSDDVVELAFEVPDLFTTLNVVDATDGRVTFDHAIPVESGSYLLFGTTTGDGADVVRSVLEHRPHWETVTFHDGGFEARLSDPPVLSAVASVGGSVERAVIEDGGFSMTIHAPPTGEVRRIIDRVREVYPTARLLKQRQITRLKHPPTRVQRVMTAELTERQHQALEAAFHSGFFEWPRESTGEEVAASLNVAPPTFHQHLRKAERKVFDHLLSASIPAQQ
- a CDS encoding DUF7344 domain-containing protein; translation: MASSPNEPTALAAVTSELSANERHRLLSAERRRLTLDVVTNRSTSVSLDAVARVVADRETDADVPDDETVERVAISLHHVHLPKLHDAGVVEYDTETNQIA
- a CDS encoding ParA family protein, with translation MLAYSTYSEAGGVGKTTTAANLAVAHARAGLKPLVVPLDPQDGDLSRLFGVDGRRTESVDNVVRHMIRRPKGEFDDLVRTVEGVDIVPEHNMLSDLAEYLQREKEQSEAMGEAFGMHAQLLRVLREAGVPDTYDVLICDPPATEGPHLYNAINATRSLVIPVEPSAKGRAAVEGLESLVVGLEEQLAVEVGVLAAIPMGFKNTRDQRSILDEIDYPIPEIVGERASMMEGCWMQQCSAFEYVREHRERRRDYEVETLAQFDRLARHLESEVGLEAPDPPEPGDVDHEVMTV
- a CDS encoding DUF7344 domain-containing protein produces the protein MSHTVPKLATEYERPDHVTERDWYRLLSAERRRELLDVFDDRSGPLALDSLAAEIATRDDELDAADDAVLTRVASSLHHVHLPKLHDAGVVEYDPDSRRIES